One Panulirus ornatus isolate Po-2019 chromosome 16, ASM3632096v1, whole genome shotgun sequence genomic window carries:
- the LOC139754032 gene encoding tyrosine-protein kinase CSK-like, which yields MSHTTIRGALAPGTEVVACYAFTGTTSDDLTFAKMDRLTIVRPTNDPNWVKARRRDGVEGLIPTSYVTESRKEVKLNTMAWFHGKISRDEAETLLTPAEDGLFLVRESTNFPGDYTLCVCYEGKVEHYRVIYKDNKLTIDEEEYFEHLTKLVEHYEQDADGLCTQLKRSVPKQGRREYAQDAVKAFRDAGWLIKREELKLLDCIGKGEFGDVLLGEWLGQKVAVKTLKDSSRAAQGLLEEASLMTSLKHNNLVNLLGLVFEDSCIRLVTEFMSKGSLVDYLRSRGRLHVTKRDQINFACDTCSGMAYLESQKVVHRDLAARNVLISEEGVAKVCDFGLAHEMNLKLDGGKFPIKWTAPEALRHSKFSNKSDMWSFGILLWEIYSFGRVPYPRIPLADVMKYVEKGYRMETPDSCPPEVYQLMMEAWGLDPQQRPTFHEAYKRLAQLQHTTLA from the exons atgagcCACACCACGATCAGG GGCGCATTGGCCCCTGGTACGGAGGTTGTGGCATGTTATGCTTTTACTGGCACGACTTCAGACGATTTGACCTTTGCTAAGATGGACCGGTTAACAATTGTTCGACCAACCAATGACCCAAACTGGGTAAAAGCAAGACGGAGAGATGGAGTAGAGGGCTTGATACCCACTTCTTATGTCACAGAGTCTAGAAAAGAAGTAAAGCTTAATACTATGGC CTGGTTCCATGGTAAGATTAGCAGAGATGAAGCTGAAACCCTGTTAACTCCAGCTGAGGATGGTCTTTTTCTTGTTCGAGAATCTACAAACTTCCCAGGAGactacactctgtgtgtgtgttatgagggaAAG gtTGAGCACTATAGAGTTATATACAAAGATAACAAGTTAACCATTGATGAGGAAGAGTATTTTGAACATCTAACAAAACTTGTTGAA CATTATGAGCAAGATGCCGATGGTTTGTGTACTCAACTTAAGCGGTCCGTGCCGAAGCAAGGCCGACGTGAGTATGCGCAAGATGCAGTGAAGGCATTTAGAGATGCAGGATGGTTAATAAAGAGGGAAGAATTAAAG CTGTTGGACTGCATAGGAAAAGGAGAATTTGGAGATGTTTTACTTGGTGAATGGTTGGGCCAAAAAGTGGCTGTTAAGACACTGAAAGACAGTAGCAGAGCAGCACAGGGTTTGTTAGAGGAGGCCTCGCTCATGAC GAGTTTGAAGCACAATAACTTAGTGAATCTTCTGGGTTTGGTATTTGAAGACTCTTGTATCCGGCTGGTAACAGAGTTCATGAGCAAGGGTTCGCTAGTGGACTACTTACGATCACGGGGGAGACTACATGTAACTAAAAGAGACCAGATCAATTTTGCATG TGACACTTGTAGTGGGATGGCGTACTTGGAGTCCCAGAAGGTGGTTCATCGTGACTTAGCTGCTCGCAATGTGCTTATCAGTGAGGAAGGGGTGGCCAAAGTTTGTGATTTTGGCCTGGCTCATGAAATGAACCTCAAATTGGATGGTGGAAAGTTTCCTATTAAATGGACTGCACCAGAGGCTCTCAGACATAGT AAATTTTCAAACAAGTCAGATATGTGGTCATTTGGCATTCTTCTTTGGGAGATCTACTCCTTTGGCAGAGTTCCCTATCCACGGATT CCATTAGCAGATGTGATGAAGTATGTTGAAAAGGGATACCGTATGGAAACCCCTGACTCCTGCCCTCCAGAGGTGTACCAATTGATGATGGAG GCATGGGGTTTGGATCCCCAACAGCGGCCCACATTCCATGAGGCATATAAGCGCCTGGCACAGCTGCAGCATACAACCTTGGCATGA